A window of the Gossypium hirsutum isolate 1008001.06 chromosome A05, Gossypium_hirsutum_v2.1, whole genome shotgun sequence genome harbors these coding sequences:
- the LOC107959802 gene encoding paired amphipathic helix protein Sin3-like 2 isoform X2 → MKRIREDIYSGSQFKRPFGSSRAESYGQNRMLGGGGVGRGGAAAGGECGGPVGGGMPQKLTTNDALTYLKEVKEMFQDQKEKYDMFLEVMKDFKAQRTDTVGVIARVKELFKGHNNLIYGFNTFLPKGYEITLHDDEAPPKKTVEFEEAISFVNKIKKRFQSNEYVYKSFLDILNMYRKEHKDINEVYNEVASLFEDHPDLLDEFTRFLPDSAAAPLTQQVPYSRTSTQRYNEQSSATPTLRHIQMDKQGRRDWIMTSHADKDLSVDRPELDDDKDILKMQKDQRKHVEKDSRDQRTREHDDPEHDNNRDFNLQRFPDKKRSGRKIEGFASNDERDTFKSMCNQGFIFCEKVKERLCSSDDHQAFLKCLNIYSYGIIKRNDLQNLVTDLLCKHPDLMNEFNQFLECCENTDGLLAGVISKKSLSGNGHISRPVKIEEKDREQRSEMEGPKEKERYREYLAKSIQELDLSNCQRCTPSYRLLPDDYPIPSASQRSGLGAQVLNDHWVSVTSGSEDYSFKHMRRNQYEESLFRCEDDRFELDMLLESVSSTAKRVEDLLNSINENKINMDSPIRVEEYFTVLNLRCIERLYGDHGLDVMEILHKNPALALPVILTRLKQKQEEWTKCRSDFNKVWAEIYSKNHYKSLDHRSFYFKQQDSKNLSVKSLVAEIKELKEKNQKEDDVLVASVAGHRQPLAPHLNYEYLDVDIHEDLYKLIEYSCEEMCSTKEQLSKVMRLWTTFLEPMSGIPPRPNGREGTDDAGKAQNPAVNCVTSSIAESGGSPRADTTVNSTQQKAATDRDENGSPELTNSCRNGLANGETSAKEEHSSHLSRDDLKKNTQPGINMLAIGALAFEAENNHSKSNTEGASASRPSSIAAGEDHEPEANADLPHTSEGGDVTKHALLVNGGPTDDTNARRYLEAPAGPLKIEKEEGELSPNGDFEEDNFVAYGDNGLKAVPVAKHSVESGQYQSGKGSHCKDAGVENDADADDEDSENASEAGDDASGSESAGDECSRGEHEEEEVERDEVDGKAESEGEAEGTNDMHAGDGMSVSTSERFLFTVKPLEKHVPAVFPEEDQNSSRVFYANDDFYVLFRFHQILYERILSAKTNSTGVELKRKNSKESCSSDFYARFMSALYSLLDGSSDNMKFEDECRAIIGNQSYVLFTLDKLIYKLVKQLQAVATDEMDNKLLQLFEYEKSRKHARTMDSVYYENARVLLHEENIYRLKCSSSPSRLSIQLMDNVIEKPEAFAVSMEPNFSAFLHNDFQSVFPGKKEPHGVTLKRNKKKYANLDEFAAVCMAMEGVELVNGLENKIACNSYKISYVLDTEDFFYRSRRNSPPKCGSYNTQARVQRFHKFLSASQ, encoded by the exons ATGAAGCGAATAAGAGAGGATATATATTCCGGTTCTCAATTTAAACGCCCATTTGGTTCTTCGAGGGCTGAATC CTATGGGCAAAACCGAATGCTGGGTGGAGGGGGAGTGGGAAGGGGAGGAGCAGCAGCAGGGGGTGAATGTGGAGGACCGGTAGGAGGAGGGATGCCACAGAAACTGACTACAAATGATGCCTTAACGTATCTAAAGGAAGTGAAGGAGATGTTTCAGGATCAAAAAGAGAAATACGACATGTTCCTTGAAGTCATGAAGGATTTCAAGGCTCAGAG GACTGATACAGTTGGTGTCATTGCCCGAGTTAAGGAATTATTCAAAGGGCACAACAACTTGATTTATGGATTTAATACCTTCCTACCTAAGGGATATGAAATAACCCTTCATGACGATGAGGCTCCTCCAAAAAAGACGGTTGAATTTGAAGAAGCAATCAGTTTTGTTAACAAGATAAAG AAACGATTCCAAAGCAATGAGTATGTTTATAAATCATTCCTGGATATCTTGAATATGTACAGGAAGGAGCACAAGGACATAAATGAGGTCTATAATGAG GTTGCTTCTCTTTTTGAGGACCATCCTGATCTGCTAGATGAGTTCACAAGATTTTTACCAGATTCTGCAGCAGCGCCTTTGactcaacaagttccatatagtCGAACTTCAACTCAGCGTTATAATGAGCAAAGCTCTGCTACACCCACCTTGCGGCATATACAAATGGACAAG CAAGGTCGGAGGGATTGGATTATGACATCCCATGCTGACAAAGATCTCAGTGTTGATCGTCCTGAACTGGATGATGATAAAGATATCCTGAAAATGCAAAAGGACCAGAGAAAGCATGTGGAAAAGGACAGTAGGGATCAGAGAACCCGTGAACATGATGATCCTGAGCATGACAACAACAGGGATTTTAACTTGCAGCGATTTCCTGACAAAAAGAGATCGGGAAGGAAGATTGAAGGATTTGCTTCCAATGATGAGAGAGATACTTTTAAAA GCATGTGCAACCAAGGGTTCATATTCTGTGAGAAAGTTAAGGAGAGGCTATGCAGTTCTGATGACCACCAGGCATTCTTAAAGTGCCTTAATATTTATAGCTAtggaataataaaaagaaatgatTTGCAAAATTTG GTGACTGATTTACTTTGCAAGCATCCAGATCTTATGAATGAGTTCAATCAGTTCTTGGAGTGTTGTGAGAATACTG ACGGGCTTCTTGCTGGTGTTATTAGTAAAA AATCACTTAGTGGAAATGGACATATATCCAGGCCAGTGAAGATAGAGGAAAAAGATAGAGAACAGAGGAGTGAAATGGAGGGGCCTAAGGAAAAGGAGAGATATAGGGAGTATCTGGCAAAATCCATACAGGAACTTGACCTTTCCAACTGCCAACGTTGTACCCCAAGCTATCGGCTTCTGCCTGATGat TATCCAATACCTTCGGCAAGTCAAAGATCAGGGCTTGGCGCTCAAGTGCTGAATGATCACTGGGTATCTGTGACTTCAGGAAGTGAGGATTATTCTTTTAAGCACATGCGCCGAAATCAGTATGAAGAGAGCTTATTCAGATGTGAGGATGATAG ATTTGAACTGGATATGTTGCTAGAATCTGTGAGTTCAACTGCCAAGCGTGTTGAGGACCTTCTGAACAgcattaatgaaaataaaatcaatatgGATTCTCCAATTCGTGTAGAAGAATACTTTACTG TTCTAAATTTGAGGTGCATTGAGCGTTTATATGGTGACCATGGTCTTGATGTAATGGAAATATTACATAAAAACCCTGCTCTTGCATTGCCTGTCATTTTAACTCGCCTGAAGCAGAAGCAAGAAGAGTGGACAAAGTGCCGTTCTGACTTTAACAAAGTTTGGGCtgaaatttattcaaaaaacCATTATAAATCACTTGATCATCGCAGCTTCTATTTCAAGCAGCAGGATTCGAAGAACTTGAGTGTAAAAT CTTTAGTGGCTGAAATCAAGGAGTTGAAAGAGAAGAACCAGAAAGAGGATGACGTTCTTGTGGCTAGTGTTGCTGGTCACAGACAACCCTTAGCTCCACACCTCAACTATGAATATTTGGATGTTGACATTCATGAAGACCTATATAAACTTATAGAATATTCATGTGAAGAGATGTGCTCGACTAAAGAACAGTTAAGTAAAGTAATGAGGCTGTGGACCACTTTCTTGGAGCCAATGTCGGGCATTCCTCCTCGACCTAATGGCAGAGAGGGTACTGATGATGCTGGTAAAGCTCAGAATCCTGCTGTAAACTGCGTTACGTCAAGCATTGCTGAAAGTGGTGGAAGTCCCAGAGCTGATACTACTGTTAATTCCACACAACAAAAGGCTGCTACTGACAGAGATGAGAATGGTTCACCTGAATTAACTAATTCCTGCAGAAATGGTTTGGCAAATGGGGAAACTTCAGCCAAAGAAGAACACTCAAGTCATTTATCTAGAGATGATTTAAAGAAGAACACTCAACCTGGAATAAACATGCTGGCAATTGGAGCCCTTGCATTTGAAGCTGAAAATAATCACAGCAAAAGCAATACTGAAGGGGCTTCAG CATCTAGACCTAGTAGCATTGCAGCTGGTGAGGATCATGAACCTGAAGCTAATGCAGACCTTCCGCACACATCAGAG GGTGGTGATGTAACAAAACATGCTCTATTAGTTAATGGAGGGCCTACAGATGACACTAATGCTAGGAGATATCTTGAAGCACCTGCTGGTCCCTTGAAAATTGAGAAAGAAGAAGGTGAATTATCACCTAATGGTGATTTTGAGGAGGATAATTTTGTTGCTTATGGTGATAATGGCCTAAAGGCTGTTCCAGTGGCGAAGCATAGTGTTGAAAGTGGACAGTATCAGTCTGGAAAAGGGTCACATTGTAAGGATGCTGGAGTTGAAAATGATGCAGATGCTGATGATGAGGATAGTGAAAATGCCTCTGAGGCTGGTGATGATGCATCAGGCAGTGAGTCTGCAGGTGATGAATGCTCTCGTGGAGAGCACGAAGAGGAAGAGGTTGAGCGTGATGAAGTTGATGGTAAGGCCGAGAGTGAAGGTGAAGCCGAAGGGACGAATGATATGCATGCAGGAGATGGCATGTCTGTGTCAACTTCCGAACGGTTTCTTTTTACGGTGAAGCCTCTTGAGAAACACGTACCTGCAGTTTTTCCTGAAGAAGATCAAAACAGTTCTCGGGTTTTTTATGCAAATGATGATTTCTATGTTCTTTTCAGATTTCATCAA ATCCTATATGAAAGAATActttctgcgaaaacaaactcaaCAGGTGTTGAGTTAAAGCGGAAAAACTCAAAAGAATCGTGTTCTTCAGATTTTTATGCCAG ATTTATGAGTGCACTGTACAGTCTACTTGATGGATCTTCTGACAATATGAAGTTTGAAGATGAATGTCGGGCAATAATAGGAAACCAGTCATACGTATTATTCACATTGGACAAGTTAATATATAAATTGGTTAAGCAG CTTCAAGCTGTTGCAACAGATGAGATGGATAATAAGCTTCTTCAACTGTTTGAGTATGAAAAATCCCGGAAACATGCAAGGACAATGGATTCAGTGTATTATGAAAATGCGCGTGTCCTCCTTCATGAGGAGAATATTTATCGATTGAAATGT TCATCTTCTCCATCTCGATTATCTATTCAGCTGATGGACAATGTGATTGAAAAACCCGAGGCTTTTGCTGTTTCAATGGAACCTAATTTTTCAGCTTTTTTGCACAATGATTTTCAATCAGTCTTTCCTGGGAAAAAGGAACCACATGGTGTTACGCTAAAGAG AAACAAGAAAAAATATGCAAACCTAGATGAATTTGCTGCCGTTTGCATGGCTATGGAAGGCGTTGAACTGGTTAATGGCTTAGAGAACAAGATAGCTTGCAATTCATACAAG ATTTCTTATGTGTTGGACACCGAAGATTTCTTCTATCGTAGTAGAAGAAATTCGCCACCAAAATGCGGATCATATAATACTCAGGCAAGAGTACAACGGTTCCATAAATTTTTATCGGCTTCCCAATAA
- the LOC107959799 gene encoding probable galacturonosyltransferase-like 10, giving the protein MFLSRSVLGFIFLSSLLLFPANSIRLFKAEDESDLFMEAPVYQNGPHCPVLGKDTLICDSSIVHIAMTIDPEYLRGTIAAIHSVVKHGSCPQNVFFHFIASDSSLVVPTQLTRIVKSVFQSLSFKVYVFQKKLVSDLVSSSIRQALDNPLNYARIYLADLLETCIQKVIYLDSDTIVVDDIQKLWNINLTGSRTIGAPEYCNANFDKYFTSDFWSSPGFSKVFEGKRACYFNTGVMVMDLGRWRQGDYTREIEKWMRVQKDKRIYELGSLPPFLLVFGGDIEAIDHRWNQHGLGGDNLVNSCRTLHPGPVSLLHWSGKGKPWVRLDAKRPCSIDFLWAPYDLYKFHRYSRHRQLDGFRFDSL; this is encoded by the coding sequence ATGTTCCTATCAAGATCTGTTCTTGggtttattttcctttcttcacTGCTTCTTTTCCCTGCAAATTCAATCAGGTTGTTTAAAGCTGAGGATGAATCAGATTTGTTCATGGAGGCACCAGTGTATCAAAATGGACCTCACTGTCCGGTTTTGGGTAAAGATACTTTGATATGTGACTCTTCCATTGTTCATATTGCAATGACCATTGATCCTGAATACTTGAGAGGCACCATTGCAGCCATCCATTCAGTTGTGAAACATGGTTCATGTCCACAAAACGTGTTCTTCCACTTCATTGCCTCCGATTCCAGCTTGGTTGTACCAACCCAACTAACTCGGATCGTGAAGTCTGTATTCCAATCTTTGAGTTTCAAGGTTTATGTTTTCCAGAAAAAGCTTGTAAGCGATCTTGTTTCATCTTCAATCCGTCAAGCTCTTGACAACCCTTTGAATTATGCAAGGATTTATTTAGCTGACTTACTTGAAACATGCATCCAAAAAGTGATCTATTTAGATTCAGACACCATTGTTGTAGATGACATCCAAAAGCTATGGAACATAAATCTGACTGGTTCCAGAACAATTGGGGCACCCGAGTACTGCAATGCAAACTTTGACAAGTATTTCACAAGTGATTTCTGGTCAAGCCCAGGATTTTCAAAGGTATTTGAAGGCAAAAGAGCTTGTTATTTCAACACAGGTGTGATGGTTATGGATTTGGGGAGATGGAGACAAGGTGATTACACAAGGGAGATTGAGAAATGGATGAGAGTTCAGAAAGATAAAAGGATTTATGAACTGGGTTCTCTGCCACCATTTTTGTTGGTTTTTGGTGGAGATATTGAAGCCATAGATCATAGGTGGAATCAGCATGGTCTTGGTGGGGATAATTTGGTTAACAGTTGCAGGACATTGCACCCTGGTCCAGTAAGTTTGCTTCATTGGAGTGGGAAAGGGAAACCATGGGTTAGATTAGATGCAAAGAGACCTTGTTCAATTGATTTCTTGTGGGCACCCTATGATTTGTATAAATTTCATAGATATTCTCGGCATCGACAATTGGATGGATTTAGATTTGATTCTTTGTGA
- the LOC107959801 gene encoding uncharacterized protein, with amino-acid sequence MVSDFASNVSLPCPSKKKRTNRLAKLKQYKLDVRREQWLSQVKNKDCKVDLNGCAGSPPFSTKRADEQNKSLRNLETNLREEESEDALSIHESDLESLMNCPIQSNLGKNDTKEAISAHSCSGSSSGSCSGSVSEEEKDGCLDNWEDVADALSADDSQHNSPMNSPAKSETMVECAGADQQFKDQGIDQSNSESKQTVYGSHTNCRAWRPDDVLRPRSLPSLSKQHDISLNSDWYSGHGAITWKQRSTMYHPSSCPICYEDLDATDSSFLPCLCGFLLCLFCHKRILEVDGRCPGCRKHYDSINRNICFNR; translated from the exons ATGGTTTCTGATTTCGCCTCCAATGTTTCTCTGCCTTGCCCTTCGAAGAAGAAGAGa ACAAATAGATTAGCGAAATTGAAGCAGTATAAGCTCGATGTTAGGCGTGAACAATGGCTGTCTCAAG TAAAGAACAAGGACTGCAAAGTGGATTTGAATGGATGTGCTGGGTCTCCTCCATTTTCCACAAAGAGAGCTGATGAACAGAACAAATCATTGCGCAATTTGGAAACAAATTTGAGGGAAGAGGAAAGTGAAGATGCACTGAGCATTCatgaaagtgatttggagtcctTGATGAACTGCCCCATTCAAAGCAATCTGGGAAAAAATGACACAAAAGAAGCTATTAGTGCACATAGCTGCAGTGGCAGTAGCAGTGGTTCTTGTTCTGGAAGTGTCAGTGAGGAAGAGAAGGATGGGTGCCTAGACAATTGGGAGGATGTTGCAGATGCCTTGAGTGCAGATGACAGTCAACATAACTCACCCATGAATTCTCCTGCTAAATCTGAAACAATGGTTGAATGTGCTGGTGCTGACCAACAGTTCAAGGACCAAGGAATAGATCAGTCAAATTCAGAGAGTAAGCAAACAGTTTATGGTTCCCACACGAATTGTCGAGCATGGAGACCTGATGATGTTTTGCGTCCTCGAAGTCTGCCAAGCCTTTCTAAACAGCATGACATTTCTTTGAATTCGGATTGGTATAGTGGCCATGGGGCTATCACCTGGAAACAGAGGAGCACTATGTATCACCCTTCTTCATGCCCCATCTGCTATGAGGACTTGGATGCTACAGATTCTAGTTTTCTCCCTTGTTTATGCGGATTTCTGCTTTGCCTCTTCTGTCACAAAAGGATTCTTGAAGTGGATGGGCGGTGTCCTGGATGTAGGAAACATTATGATAGCATTAATAGAAATATATGTTTCAATAGATGA
- the LOC107959802 gene encoding paired amphipathic helix protein Sin3-like 2 isoform X1 → MKRIREDIYSGSQFKRPFGSSRAESYGQNRMLGGGGVGRGGAAAGGECGGPVGGGMPQKLTTNDALTYLKEVKEMFQDQKEKYDMFLEVMKDFKAQRTDTVGVIARVKELFKGHNNLIYGFNTFLPKGYEITLHDDEAPPKKTVEFEEAISFVNKIKKRFQSNEYVYKSFLDILNMYRKEHKDINEVYNEVASLFEDHPDLLDEFTRFLPDSAAAPLTQQVPYSRTSTQRYNEQSSATPTLRHIQMDKQGRRDWIMTSHADKDLSVDRPELDDDKDILKMQKDQRKHVEKDSRDQRTREHDDPEHDNNRDFNLQRFPDKKRSGRKIEGFASNDERDTFKSMCNQGFIFCEKVKERLCSSDDHQAFLKCLNIYSYGIIKRNDLQNLVTDLLCKHPDLMNEFNQFLECCENTDGLLAGVISKKSLSGNGHISRPVKIEEKDREQRSEMEGPKEKERYREYLAKSIQELDLSNCQRCTPSYRLLPDDYPIPSASQRSGLGAQVLNDHWVSVTSGSEDYSFKHMRRNQYEESLFRCEDDRFELDMLLESVSSTAKRVEDLLNSINENKINMDSPIRVEEYFTVLNLRCIERLYGDHGLDVMEILHKNPALALPVILTRLKQKQEEWTKCRSDFNKVWAEIYSKNHYKSLDHRSFYFKQQDSKNLSVKSLVAEIKELKEKNQKEDDVLVASVAGHRQPLAPHLNYEYLDVDIHEDLYKLIEYSCEEMCSTKEQLSKVMRLWTTFLEPMSGIPPRPNGREGTDDAGKAQNPAVNCVTSSIAESGGSPRADTTVNSTQQKAATDRDENGSPELTNSCRNGLANGETSAKEEHSSHLSRDDLKKNTQPGINMLAIGALAFEAENNHSKSNTEGASAASRPSSIAAGEDHEPEANADLPHTSEGGDVTKHALLVNGGPTDDTNARRYLEAPAGPLKIEKEEGELSPNGDFEEDNFVAYGDNGLKAVPVAKHSVESGQYQSGKGSHCKDAGVENDADADDEDSENASEAGDDASGSESAGDECSRGEHEEEEVERDEVDGKAESEGEAEGTNDMHAGDGMSVSTSERFLFTVKPLEKHVPAVFPEEDQNSSRVFYANDDFYVLFRFHQILYERILSAKTNSTGVELKRKNSKESCSSDFYARFMSALYSLLDGSSDNMKFEDECRAIIGNQSYVLFTLDKLIYKLVKQLQAVATDEMDNKLLQLFEYEKSRKHARTMDSVYYENARVLLHEENIYRLKCSSSPSRLSIQLMDNVIEKPEAFAVSMEPNFSAFLHNDFQSVFPGKKEPHGVTLKRNKKKYANLDEFAAVCMAMEGVELVNGLENKIACNSYKISYVLDTEDFFYRSRRNSPPKCGSYNTQARVQRFHKFLSASQ, encoded by the exons ATGAAGCGAATAAGAGAGGATATATATTCCGGTTCTCAATTTAAACGCCCATTTGGTTCTTCGAGGGCTGAATC CTATGGGCAAAACCGAATGCTGGGTGGAGGGGGAGTGGGAAGGGGAGGAGCAGCAGCAGGGGGTGAATGTGGAGGACCGGTAGGAGGAGGGATGCCACAGAAACTGACTACAAATGATGCCTTAACGTATCTAAAGGAAGTGAAGGAGATGTTTCAGGATCAAAAAGAGAAATACGACATGTTCCTTGAAGTCATGAAGGATTTCAAGGCTCAGAG GACTGATACAGTTGGTGTCATTGCCCGAGTTAAGGAATTATTCAAAGGGCACAACAACTTGATTTATGGATTTAATACCTTCCTACCTAAGGGATATGAAATAACCCTTCATGACGATGAGGCTCCTCCAAAAAAGACGGTTGAATTTGAAGAAGCAATCAGTTTTGTTAACAAGATAAAG AAACGATTCCAAAGCAATGAGTATGTTTATAAATCATTCCTGGATATCTTGAATATGTACAGGAAGGAGCACAAGGACATAAATGAGGTCTATAATGAG GTTGCTTCTCTTTTTGAGGACCATCCTGATCTGCTAGATGAGTTCACAAGATTTTTACCAGATTCTGCAGCAGCGCCTTTGactcaacaagttccatatagtCGAACTTCAACTCAGCGTTATAATGAGCAAAGCTCTGCTACACCCACCTTGCGGCATATACAAATGGACAAG CAAGGTCGGAGGGATTGGATTATGACATCCCATGCTGACAAAGATCTCAGTGTTGATCGTCCTGAACTGGATGATGATAAAGATATCCTGAAAATGCAAAAGGACCAGAGAAAGCATGTGGAAAAGGACAGTAGGGATCAGAGAACCCGTGAACATGATGATCCTGAGCATGACAACAACAGGGATTTTAACTTGCAGCGATTTCCTGACAAAAAGAGATCGGGAAGGAAGATTGAAGGATTTGCTTCCAATGATGAGAGAGATACTTTTAAAA GCATGTGCAACCAAGGGTTCATATTCTGTGAGAAAGTTAAGGAGAGGCTATGCAGTTCTGATGACCACCAGGCATTCTTAAAGTGCCTTAATATTTATAGCTAtggaataataaaaagaaatgatTTGCAAAATTTG GTGACTGATTTACTTTGCAAGCATCCAGATCTTATGAATGAGTTCAATCAGTTCTTGGAGTGTTGTGAGAATACTG ACGGGCTTCTTGCTGGTGTTATTAGTAAAA AATCACTTAGTGGAAATGGACATATATCCAGGCCAGTGAAGATAGAGGAAAAAGATAGAGAACAGAGGAGTGAAATGGAGGGGCCTAAGGAAAAGGAGAGATATAGGGAGTATCTGGCAAAATCCATACAGGAACTTGACCTTTCCAACTGCCAACGTTGTACCCCAAGCTATCGGCTTCTGCCTGATGat TATCCAATACCTTCGGCAAGTCAAAGATCAGGGCTTGGCGCTCAAGTGCTGAATGATCACTGGGTATCTGTGACTTCAGGAAGTGAGGATTATTCTTTTAAGCACATGCGCCGAAATCAGTATGAAGAGAGCTTATTCAGATGTGAGGATGATAG ATTTGAACTGGATATGTTGCTAGAATCTGTGAGTTCAACTGCCAAGCGTGTTGAGGACCTTCTGAACAgcattaatgaaaataaaatcaatatgGATTCTCCAATTCGTGTAGAAGAATACTTTACTG TTCTAAATTTGAGGTGCATTGAGCGTTTATATGGTGACCATGGTCTTGATGTAATGGAAATATTACATAAAAACCCTGCTCTTGCATTGCCTGTCATTTTAACTCGCCTGAAGCAGAAGCAAGAAGAGTGGACAAAGTGCCGTTCTGACTTTAACAAAGTTTGGGCtgaaatttattcaaaaaacCATTATAAATCACTTGATCATCGCAGCTTCTATTTCAAGCAGCAGGATTCGAAGAACTTGAGTGTAAAAT CTTTAGTGGCTGAAATCAAGGAGTTGAAAGAGAAGAACCAGAAAGAGGATGACGTTCTTGTGGCTAGTGTTGCTGGTCACAGACAACCCTTAGCTCCACACCTCAACTATGAATATTTGGATGTTGACATTCATGAAGACCTATATAAACTTATAGAATATTCATGTGAAGAGATGTGCTCGACTAAAGAACAGTTAAGTAAAGTAATGAGGCTGTGGACCACTTTCTTGGAGCCAATGTCGGGCATTCCTCCTCGACCTAATGGCAGAGAGGGTACTGATGATGCTGGTAAAGCTCAGAATCCTGCTGTAAACTGCGTTACGTCAAGCATTGCTGAAAGTGGTGGAAGTCCCAGAGCTGATACTACTGTTAATTCCACACAACAAAAGGCTGCTACTGACAGAGATGAGAATGGTTCACCTGAATTAACTAATTCCTGCAGAAATGGTTTGGCAAATGGGGAAACTTCAGCCAAAGAAGAACACTCAAGTCATTTATCTAGAGATGATTTAAAGAAGAACACTCAACCTGGAATAAACATGCTGGCAATTGGAGCCCTTGCATTTGAAGCTGAAAATAATCACAGCAAAAGCAATACTGAAGGGGCTTCAG CAGCATCTAGACCTAGTAGCATTGCAGCTGGTGAGGATCATGAACCTGAAGCTAATGCAGACCTTCCGCACACATCAGAG GGTGGTGATGTAACAAAACATGCTCTATTAGTTAATGGAGGGCCTACAGATGACACTAATGCTAGGAGATATCTTGAAGCACCTGCTGGTCCCTTGAAAATTGAGAAAGAAGAAGGTGAATTATCACCTAATGGTGATTTTGAGGAGGATAATTTTGTTGCTTATGGTGATAATGGCCTAAAGGCTGTTCCAGTGGCGAAGCATAGTGTTGAAAGTGGACAGTATCAGTCTGGAAAAGGGTCACATTGTAAGGATGCTGGAGTTGAAAATGATGCAGATGCTGATGATGAGGATAGTGAAAATGCCTCTGAGGCTGGTGATGATGCATCAGGCAGTGAGTCTGCAGGTGATGAATGCTCTCGTGGAGAGCACGAAGAGGAAGAGGTTGAGCGTGATGAAGTTGATGGTAAGGCCGAGAGTGAAGGTGAAGCCGAAGGGACGAATGATATGCATGCAGGAGATGGCATGTCTGTGTCAACTTCCGAACGGTTTCTTTTTACGGTGAAGCCTCTTGAGAAACACGTACCTGCAGTTTTTCCTGAAGAAGATCAAAACAGTTCTCGGGTTTTTTATGCAAATGATGATTTCTATGTTCTTTTCAGATTTCATCAA ATCCTATATGAAAGAATActttctgcgaaaacaaactcaaCAGGTGTTGAGTTAAAGCGGAAAAACTCAAAAGAATCGTGTTCTTCAGATTTTTATGCCAG ATTTATGAGTGCACTGTACAGTCTACTTGATGGATCTTCTGACAATATGAAGTTTGAAGATGAATGTCGGGCAATAATAGGAAACCAGTCATACGTATTATTCACATTGGACAAGTTAATATATAAATTGGTTAAGCAG CTTCAAGCTGTTGCAACAGATGAGATGGATAATAAGCTTCTTCAACTGTTTGAGTATGAAAAATCCCGGAAACATGCAAGGACAATGGATTCAGTGTATTATGAAAATGCGCGTGTCCTCCTTCATGAGGAGAATATTTATCGATTGAAATGT TCATCTTCTCCATCTCGATTATCTATTCAGCTGATGGACAATGTGATTGAAAAACCCGAGGCTTTTGCTGTTTCAATGGAACCTAATTTTTCAGCTTTTTTGCACAATGATTTTCAATCAGTCTTTCCTGGGAAAAAGGAACCACATGGTGTTACGCTAAAGAG AAACAAGAAAAAATATGCAAACCTAGATGAATTTGCTGCCGTTTGCATGGCTATGGAAGGCGTTGAACTGGTTAATGGCTTAGAGAACAAGATAGCTTGCAATTCATACAAG ATTTCTTATGTGTTGGACACCGAAGATTTCTTCTATCGTAGTAGAAGAAATTCGCCACCAAAATGCGGATCATATAATACTCAGGCAAGAGTACAACGGTTCCATAAATTTTTATCGGCTTCCCAATAA